The following proteins are encoded in a genomic region of Xanthomonas citri pv. mangiferaeindicae:
- a CDS encoding 2-oxopent-4-enoate hydratase → MSADSTLHADALHTALRDAAPIAPLTGRVDGLDLAGAYAIAQAGIARRVAEGERVVGRKIGLTSVAVQRMLGVDQPDFGVLTDRMDHSDRGAVAVAGMIAPRAEGEIAFHLKRDLAGPGIGLHDVLLATESVSACFEIVDSRICDWKIGILDTVADNASAAAFVTSRTRVSPQALDLGTCGMVLEKNGALLSTGAGAAALGSPLNCVVWLANQLGRLGDGLRAGDIVLSGALVPLTPVVRGDHLRLRVGGLGALDLHFD, encoded by the coding sequence ATGAGCGCCGATTCGACCTTGCACGCCGATGCCCTGCACACCGCGTTGCGCGATGCCGCGCCGATCGCGCCGCTGACCGGACGCGTCGACGGCCTGGACCTGGCCGGCGCCTACGCGATCGCGCAAGCCGGCATCGCCCGCCGCGTGGCCGAGGGCGAACGCGTGGTCGGTCGCAAGATCGGCCTGACCAGTGTCGCCGTGCAGCGCATGCTCGGTGTCGATCAGCCCGATTTCGGCGTGCTGACCGATCGCATGGATCATTCCGACCGTGGTGCGGTCGCGGTGGCCGGGATGATCGCGCCGCGTGCCGAGGGTGAGATCGCGTTCCATCTCAAGCGCGACCTGGCCGGCCCCGGTATCGGCCTGCACGACGTGCTGCTGGCGACCGAGTCGGTGTCGGCATGCTTCGAGATCGTCGACTCGCGCATCTGCGACTGGAAGATCGGCATCCTCGACACGGTCGCCGACAACGCGTCCGCGGCTGCGTTCGTCACCTCGCGCACGCGGGTCTCGCCGCAGGCCCTGGACCTGGGCACCTGCGGCATGGTGCTCGAGAAGAACGGCGCGCTGCTGTCCACGGGCGCCGGCGCCGCAGCGCTGGGCTCACCGCTCAACTGCGTGGTCTGGCTGGCCAACCAGCTTGGGCGCCTGGGCGATGGCCTGCGTGCCGGCGACATCGTGCTCTCCGGCGCCCTGGTTCCGCTGACCCCGGTCGTGCGCGGCGATCACCTGCGCCTGCGGGTCGGCGGCCTCGGCGCCCTCGACCTGCATTTCGACTGA
- a CDS encoding 4-oxalocrotonate tautomerase yields MPIIQITLVEGRDTDRVERCIREVARVASETLDAPLASIRVMVTEVPANRFAVGTTLKSDPPTPAGGAA; encoded by the coding sequence ATGCCCATCATCCAGATCACCCTGGTCGAAGGCCGGGACACCGACCGCGTGGAGCGCTGTATTCGCGAGGTGGCGCGCGTGGCCAGCGAGACGCTGGACGCGCCGCTGGCCTCGATCCGCGTGATGGTCACTGAAGTGCCGGCCAACCGTTTCGCCGTCGGCACCACGCTCAAGAGCGATCCGCCGACGCCCGCCGGGGGCGCGGCATGA
- a CDS encoding MFS transporter → MAQNTTGAGQGIGERWWKGASKQQWRAFNSAYLGWMLDIMDLMLFAMVIKYVIVDLGMDKSSAGLVMSATLMATAAGGLVFGFLADRLGRARSMMLSIICYSIGTALCGLADTLGQLMLFRIIVGLGVGGEWSAGSALVSETWPAKHRGKVMAWVQSAFAAGYAAAAVVAALVIPVGGWRWVFAVGLLPALLAFYVRRHVEEPEIWRNQTRRLGFGETVRELFGGPFARNTWIGLAFTTAAMCGYWGLFTWIPTYLATPVADGGPGLDLVKSTIWIVIMQVGAAAGFITFGYFADRIGRKKAFLLFFLASAVVVPVFATIRSPDMLMVFGIVVAYFGTGFYSGFAPTFAELFPTSIRATAQGFVYNGGRAIAAIAPFLIGFISTRYGVGSGLVTTAAFFALAGLIVWLFLPETKGRELA, encoded by the coding sequence ATGGCGCAGAACACGACAGGTGCGGGGCAGGGGATCGGCGAGCGCTGGTGGAAGGGCGCAAGCAAGCAGCAATGGCGCGCGTTCAACTCGGCCTATCTGGGTTGGATGCTCGACATCATGGATCTCATGCTGTTCGCGATGGTCATCAAGTACGTGATCGTCGACCTGGGCATGGACAAGTCGTCGGCCGGCCTGGTGATGTCGGCGACGTTGATGGCCACCGCCGCCGGCGGCCTGGTCTTCGGCTTCCTCGCCGACCGGCTGGGCCGGGCGCGCTCGATGATGCTCAGCATCATCTGCTACTCGATCGGCACCGCCTTGTGCGGATTGGCCGACACCCTCGGGCAGCTGATGCTGTTTAGGATCATCGTCGGCCTGGGCGTCGGCGGCGAATGGTCGGCCGGCTCGGCGCTGGTCAGCGAGACCTGGCCTGCGAAGCACCGCGGCAAGGTCATGGCCTGGGTGCAGAGCGCGTTCGCGGCCGGCTACGCCGCTGCTGCGGTGGTTGCCGCGCTGGTGATTCCGGTCGGTGGCTGGCGCTGGGTGTTCGCGGTCGGCCTGCTGCCGGCGCTGCTGGCGTTCTATGTGCGCCGCCACGTCGAGGAGCCGGAGATCTGGCGCAACCAGACCCGGCGGCTGGGTTTCGGCGAGACCGTGCGCGAACTGTTCGGCGGGCCGTTCGCCCGCAATACCTGGATCGGCCTGGCATTCACCACCGCGGCGATGTGCGGTTACTGGGGCCTGTTCACCTGGATCCCGACTTACCTCGCGACGCCGGTGGCCGACGGCGGCCCGGGGCTGGATCTGGTGAAGTCGACGATCTGGATCGTGATCATGCAGGTCGGCGCGGCCGCCGGCTTCATCACCTTCGGCTACTTCGCCGACCGCATCGGTCGCAAGAAAGCCTTCCTGCTGTTCTTCCTGGCCTCGGCGGTCGTGGTGCCGGTGTTCGCGACGATCCGCTCGCCCGACATGCTGATGGTGTTCGGCATCGTGGTCGCGTACTTCGGCACCGGCTTCTACAGCGGCTTTGCGCCGACGTTCGCCGAACTGTTCCCGACCTCGATCCGCGCCACCGCGCAGGGCTTCGTCTACAACGGCGGCCGCGCGATCGCGGCGATCGCGCCGTTCCTGATCGGCTTCATCTCCACCCGTTACGGCGTCGGCAGCGGCCTGGTGACGACCGCGGCGTTCTTCGCGCTGGCCGGTCTGATCGTCTGGCTGTTCCTGCCCGAGACCAAGGGTCGCGAGCTCGCCTGA
- a CDS encoding UDP-N-acetylmuramate:L-alanyl-gamma-D-glutamyl-meso-diaminopimelate ligase — translation MGGVAALARELGHAVEGSDQAVYPPMSTQLEQLGIALRQGYDPAYIGADVDQVVIGNALSRGNPAVEAVLDAGRAYTSGAQWLSEQVLPGREVLAVAGTHGKTTTTTILAFLLEAAGRAPGFLIGGVAEDFGVSARLGGPADPASSKAEGAAAPRRPVFVVEADEYDTAFFDKRSKFVHYRPTVAILNNLEFDHADIFPDVAAIQRQFHHLVRTVPGRGRLIVNGHDARLGEVLAMGCWTPVERFGFDPAFDWSAERIAADGSAFRVRRRGVDVGTVEWPLLGDHNVLNALAALAACAAVGVDPADVLPALARFRSVKRRLELLGRARGVTVYDDFAHHPTAISTTLAGLRAKVGEARIVVAMEPRSNSMRLGAHAQALAPSLEAADAVVFLHRPELAWDAGRVVEAVRGQARTVPDADALLDALTELASDGDHVVFMSNGGFDGAPRRFLAGLQAGQAPA, via the coding sequence ATGGGCGGCGTCGCGGCGCTCGCACGCGAACTCGGTCATGCGGTCGAGGGCAGCGATCAGGCGGTCTATCCGCCGATGTCGACCCAGCTCGAGCAACTGGGCATCGCGTTGCGCCAGGGCTACGACCCGGCGTACATCGGCGCCGACGTCGACCAGGTGGTGATCGGCAACGCGCTCTCGCGCGGCAACCCTGCGGTCGAGGCGGTGCTCGACGCCGGCCGCGCCTACACCTCGGGCGCGCAGTGGCTCAGCGAGCAGGTGCTGCCCGGACGCGAGGTGCTGGCGGTCGCCGGCACCCACGGCAAGACCACGACGACGACGATCCTGGCCTTCCTGCTTGAGGCCGCCGGCCGCGCGCCGGGCTTTCTGATCGGCGGCGTGGCCGAGGACTTCGGCGTCTCGGCGCGGTTGGGTGGACCGGCCGATCCGGCGTCGTCGAAGGCAGAAGGCGCGGCCGCGCCGAGGCGACCGGTGTTTGTGGTCGAGGCCGACGAGTACGACACCGCGTTCTTCGACAAGCGCAGCAAGTTCGTGCACTACCGTCCGACGGTGGCGATCCTCAACAACCTCGAATTCGATCATGCCGACATCTTCCCCGATGTCGCCGCGATCCAGCGCCAGTTCCATCACCTGGTGCGCACCGTACCCGGCCGCGGACGGCTGATCGTCAATGGCCATGACGCGCGCCTGGGCGAGGTGCTGGCGATGGGCTGCTGGACGCCGGTCGAGCGTTTCGGCTTCGATCCCGCGTTCGATTGGAGCGCCGAACGCATCGCCGCCGACGGCAGCGCGTTCCGGGTCCGCCGCCGTGGCGTGGACGTGGGCACGGTCGAGTGGCCGTTGCTCGGCGACCACAACGTGCTCAATGCGCTGGCCGCGCTGGCTGCGTGCGCGGCGGTCGGCGTCGATCCGGCGGACGTGTTGCCGGCGCTCGCGCGCTTTCGCAGCGTGAAGCGCCGGCTCGAGCTGCTCGGCCGCGCCCGCGGGGTCACCGTCTACGACGACTTCGCGCACCATCCCACCGCGATCTCGACCACGCTGGCCGGGCTGCGGGCGAAGGTCGGGGAGGCGCGGATCGTCGTGGCGATGGAGCCGCGCAGCAATTCGATGCGGCTGGGCGCGCATGCCCAGGCCCTGGCGCCGTCACTCGAGGCCGCCGATGCGGTGGTGTTCCTGCACCGGCCGGAACTGGCCTGGGACGCGGGGCGCGTGGTCGAGGCGGTGCGCGGCCAGGCGCGCACGGTGCCCGATGCCGACGCGCTTCTGGACGCCCTCACCGAGCTGGCGAGCGACGGCGACCACGTGGTGTTCATGTCCAACGGCGGCTTCGACGGTGCGCCGCGGCGATTTCTCGCCGGACTGCAGGCCGGTCAGGCGCCGGCGTAA
- a CDS encoding adenylate kinase: MRLVLLGAPGSGKGTQAARLKEHLQVPHISTGDLLRAEVAAGTPLGLQAKAVMDRGDLVSDEILLGMLEDRLSREDTRAGFILDGYPRNLAQAAALDALLAKLGQTFDAAVQLEVDNEQIVERLAGRAKAEGRADDSPESVRHRLNVYDQQTAPVIGFYRDHGQLTVVDGVGPLDEVFARIVAAIGKADAAA, encoded by the coding sequence ATGCGTTTGGTTCTTCTCGGAGCGCCCGGTTCGGGCAAAGGCACGCAGGCCGCACGACTGAAGGAACACCTGCAGGTGCCGCACATCTCCACCGGCGATCTGCTGCGCGCCGAAGTCGCCGCCGGCACGCCGCTGGGGCTTCAGGCCAAGGCGGTGATGGACCGCGGCGACCTGGTCTCCGACGAGATCCTGCTGGGCATGCTCGAGGATCGCCTGTCGCGCGAGGACACCCGCGCCGGTTTCATCCTCGATGGCTACCCGCGCAACCTCGCCCAGGCCGCCGCGCTCGATGCGCTGCTGGCCAAACTGGGCCAGACCTTCGATGCCGCCGTGCAGCTGGAGGTCGACAACGAGCAGATCGTCGAGCGGCTCGCCGGTCGGGCGAAGGCGGAAGGCCGTGCCGACGACAGTCCCGAATCGGTGCGCCACCGCCTCAATGTCTACGACCAGCAGACCGCGCCGGTGATCGGCTTCTACCGCGACCACGGCCAGCTGACGGTGGTCGACGGCGTCGGTCCGCTCGATGAGGTGTTCGCGCGCATCGTCGCGGCGATCGGCAAGGCCGACGCCGCCGCCTGA
- a CDS encoding 6-phosphofructokinase (catalyzes the formation of D-fructose 1,6-bisphosphate from D-fructose 6-phosphate in glycolysis), with amino-acid sequence MPSGTLLYAQSGGVTAVINATASAVLQEARAQGVRVLAARNGILGALREDLVDASRLPIAAVRALAHTPGGAFGSCRHKLGTLEADRARYERLLDVLRAHDVRWFLYNGGNDSADTALKVSKLARAFDYPLTCIGVPKTVDNDLAVTDCCPGFGSAAKYTAVSVREAALDVAAMADTSTKVFVYEAMGRHAGWLAAAAGLAGQGPDEAPQLILFPERAFDEADFLANVRRVVERVGWCVVVASEGIRTADGRFVSDAGGGRDAFGHAQLGGVAAHLAGRVKDALGLKVHWALPDYLQRSARHLASKTDVEHAMAVGREAVRFALAGRNATMPVIRRTSDAPYRWKIEAAPLEKVANHEKTMPAGFIRRDGYGITAAARRYLEPLVRGEAPPPYGRDGLPKYVTPALTPVPRTLADWDG; translated from the coding sequence ATGCCCTCCGGAACCCTGCTCTACGCCCAGTCGGGCGGCGTGACCGCCGTCATCAACGCCACCGCCTCGGCGGTCCTGCAAGAGGCCCGTGCGCAAGGCGTGCGCGTGCTGGCGGCGCGCAACGGCATCCTCGGCGCGCTGCGCGAGGATCTGGTCGACGCCTCGCGGTTGCCGATCGCCGCGGTCCGCGCACTGGCGCACACGCCCGGCGGCGCGTTCGGCTCGTGCCGCCACAAGCTCGGCACGCTCGAGGCTGACCGGGCGCGCTACGAGCGCCTGCTCGACGTGCTGCGTGCACACGATGTGCGCTGGTTCCTCTACAACGGCGGCAACGACTCGGCCGACACCGCGCTCAAGGTCTCCAAGCTGGCGCGGGCCTTCGACTACCCGCTGACCTGCATCGGCGTGCCCAAGACCGTCGACAACGACCTGGCGGTCACCGACTGCTGCCCGGGCTTCGGCTCGGCGGCCAAGTACACCGCGGTGTCGGTGCGCGAGGCGGCGCTCGACGTCGCCGCGATGGCCGACACCTCCACCAAGGTCTTCGTCTACGAGGCCATGGGCCGCCATGCCGGCTGGCTCGCCGCGGCCGCGGGTCTGGCCGGCCAAGGCCCGGACGAGGCCCCGCAGCTGATCCTGTTCCCCGAACGCGCATTCGACGAAGCCGACTTCCTGGCCAACGTGCGCCGCGTGGTCGAGCGCGTGGGCTGGTGCGTCGTGGTCGCCAGCGAAGGCATCCGCACCGCCGACGGCCGCTTCGTCAGCGACGCCGGCGGCGGCCGCGACGCCTTCGGCCATGCCCAGCTCGGCGGCGTCGCCGCGCACCTGGCCGGCCGGGTCAAGGACGCCCTGGGCCTGAAGGTGCACTGGGCGCTGCCCGACTACCTGCAGCGCTCGGCCCGGCATCTGGCCTCCAAGACCGATGTCGAGCACGCGATGGCGGTCGGTCGCGAAGCGGTGCGCTTCGCACTCGCCGGTCGCAACGCGACCATGCCGGTGATCCGGCGCACCTCCGACGCGCCGTATCGCTGGAAGATCGAGGCCGCGCCGTTGGAGAAGGTCGCCAACCACGAGAAGACCATGCCCGCCGGCTTCATCCGCCGCGACGGCTACGGCATCACCGCGGCCGCGCGCCGTTATCTCGAACCCCTGGTGCGCGGCGAGGCGCCGCCGCCCTACGGACGCGACGGCCTGCCGAAATACGTGACCCCGGCGTTGACCCCGGTGCCGCGCACGCTGGCCGACTGGGACGGCTGA
- a CDS encoding DNA-formamidopyrimidine glycosylase, whose product MPELPEVETTRAGLAPHVEGRRIVAVQMRRPDLRWPIPSEVAAQLPGQRIDGIRRRAKYLLLDTAAGSALLHLGMSGSLRVLTPDVPLLAHDHVDIALDSGRVLRLHDPRRFGCLLWQPPGQTHALLQGLGPEPLGEAFDGDHLFHASRGRRAPVKAMLMDQRIVVGVGNIYAAEALFAAGISPLREAGKISRARYVRLADEIRRILAYAIQRGGTTLRDFVTPGGAPGYFEQELLAYGRGGEPCPRCGAAMRQALIAQRTTVWCPRCQR is encoded by the coding sequence ATGCCCGAACTGCCCGAAGTCGAAACCACCCGCGCCGGCCTGGCGCCGCATGTCGAGGGCCGTCGCATCGTGGCGGTCCAGATGCGCCGGCCGGACCTGCGCTGGCCGATCCCGTCCGAGGTCGCCGCGCAGTTGCCGGGCCAGCGCATCGACGGCATCCGCCGCCGCGCCAAGTACCTGCTGCTCGACACCGCGGCCGGCAGTGCATTGCTGCACCTGGGCATGTCAGGCAGCCTGCGCGTGCTGACCCCCGATGTACCGTTGCTTGCGCACGACCATGTCGACATCGCGCTGGATTCCGGGCGCGTGCTGCGTTTGCACGATCCTCGTCGCTTCGGCTGCCTGCTGTGGCAGCCGCCGGGCCAGACCCACGCGTTACTGCAGGGCCTGGGCCCCGAACCACTCGGCGAGGCCTTCGACGGCGACCATCTGTTCCATGCCAGCCGCGGCCGGCGCGCGCCGGTCAAGGCGATGCTGATGGACCAGCGCATCGTCGTGGGGGTCGGCAACATCTACGCCGCCGAGGCGCTGTTCGCGGCCGGCATTTCGCCGCTGCGCGAGGCCGGCAAGATCTCGCGCGCCCGCTATGTACGCCTGGCCGACGAGATCCGCCGCATCCTCGCTTACGCGATCCAGCGCGGCGGCACCACACTGCGCGATTTCGTCACGCCGGGCGGCGCACCGGGGTACTTCGAACAGGAGCTGTTGGCGTATGGCCGAGGCGGCGAGCCCTGTCCGCGCTGCGGTGCCGCGATGCGCCAGGCATTGATCGCCCAGCGTACGACCGTCTGGTGCCCCCGCTGCCAGCGCTGA
- a CDS encoding thymidine kinase has translation MAKLYFYYSAMNAGKTTTLLQSAHNYRERGMRVAILTPRLDDRAGVGRVASRIGLSAEAIAFDRDDDLLACVRALGVGEDVPRIDCVLVDEAQFLTRAQVWQLSEVVDALRIPVLCYGLRTDFRGELFEGSQALLAWADELSEIKTICHTGKKATMTVRVDERGYAVHDGPQVEIGGNERYVSVSRAEFKRIARGEGRIEPAQPELPL, from the coding sequence ATGGCCAAGCTCTACTTCTACTACTCGGCGATGAACGCCGGGAAGACCACCACGCTGCTGCAGAGCGCCCACAACTACCGCGAGCGCGGCATGCGCGTGGCGATCCTGACCCCACGGCTCGACGACCGCGCCGGGGTCGGGCGGGTGGCCTCACGGATCGGGCTGTCGGCCGAGGCGATCGCGTTCGACCGCGACGACGACCTGCTCGCATGCGTGCGCGCGCTGGGCGTCGGCGAGGACGTGCCCAGGATCGACTGTGTGCTGGTCGACGAGGCCCAGTTCCTGACCCGCGCCCAGGTCTGGCAGCTGTCGGAGGTCGTCGATGCGTTGCGCATCCCGGTGCTGTGCTACGGCCTGCGCACCGATTTCCGCGGCGAGCTGTTCGAAGGCAGCCAGGCGCTGCTGGCCTGGGCCGACGAACTGAGCGAGATCAAGACCATCTGCCACACGGGCAAGAAGGCGACGATGACCGTGCGCGTGGACGAGCGCGGCTACGCGGTGCACGACGGCCCGCAGGTCGAGATCGGCGGCAACGAGCGCTACGTGTCGGTGAGCCGCGCCGAGTTCAAGCGGATCGCGCGCGGCGAAGGCCGGATCGAACCGGCCCAGCCCGAATTGCCTTTGTAG
- a CDS encoding ATP-dependent DNA helicase Rep codes for MHGLNPQQAQALGHVEGPLLVLAGAGSGKTRVIVEKIAHLIQSGRYPAKRIAAITFTNKSAKEMRERIAKRLRGDAADGLTICTFHALGLKMLQIEHAKLGLRRGFSIFDADDAAAQIKDLLPGAKPDVVQAMQGLVSRAKNAGLSPEQAHAAATSAREFEAAALYARYQERLAAFNAVDFDDLIRLPVQLLESDEDAVLGWRERIGYLLVDECQDTNDAQYRLLKAIAGPKGNFTCVGDDDQSIYAWRGANPENLAALAHDYPTLRIVKLEQNYRCSNRVLRAANALIANNPHEHPKTLWSAQPDGERIRVWECRDSAHEAEKVAGEIHFLQSARKAEWSEFCILFRSNHLSRPLEKALQLLRVPYHLSGGTAFLDRGEVKDAMSWLRVLANPDDDSAFLRAVQSPSRGVGQTTLAKLAELARSAQMPMSRAIESMGLLKQLTPRAANALSEFADILRELRADARHMPPGDLVRKLNERSGLIAMLQAQCKSEELFRIRRGNLDELADWFEGARGAGPGELASQLALLTHADKGDAGNQVRLMSMHAAKGLEFRYVFIIGMDDNTLPHESSIDEGRIDEERRLLYVGITRAKEQLWLSYPRETQRWGQKLRLTPSRFFEELPAAEIQRDGADPVADAQRKRERANHGFASIKALLDS; via the coding sequence ATGCACGGTCTGAATCCCCAACAAGCCCAGGCCCTCGGCCACGTCGAGGGCCCGCTGCTCGTGCTGGCCGGCGCGGGCAGCGGCAAGACACGCGTGATCGTGGAGAAGATCGCCCACCTGATCCAGTCCGGGCGCTACCCGGCCAAGCGCATCGCCGCAATCACGTTCACCAACAAGTCGGCCAAGGAGATGCGCGAGCGCATCGCCAAGCGCCTGCGCGGCGACGCCGCCGACGGGCTGACGATCTGCACCTTCCACGCGCTGGGTCTGAAGATGCTGCAGATCGAGCACGCCAAGCTGGGGCTGCGCCGCGGGTTTTCGATCTTCGATGCCGACGATGCCGCCGCGCAGATCAAGGACCTGCTGCCTGGCGCAAAGCCCGATGTGGTGCAGGCGATGCAGGGCCTGGTCTCGCGCGCCAAGAATGCCGGGCTGTCGCCCGAGCAGGCGCACGCGGCGGCGACCAGCGCGCGCGAGTTCGAGGCCGCCGCGCTTTACGCCCGCTACCAGGAGCGCCTGGCCGCGTTCAACGCCGTCGACTTCGACGACCTGATCCGCTTGCCGGTACAACTGCTCGAATCCGACGAGGACGCGGTGCTGGGCTGGCGCGAGCGCATCGGCTACCTGCTGGTCGACGAGTGCCAGGACACCAATGACGCGCAGTACCGGCTGCTCAAGGCGATCGCCGGGCCCAAGGGCAATTTCACCTGCGTGGGCGACGACGACCAGAGCATCTATGCCTGGCGCGGCGCCAATCCCGAGAACCTGGCCGCGCTGGCGCACGATTACCCGACGCTGCGCATCGTCAAGCTCGAGCAGAACTATCGCTGCAGCAATCGCGTGTTGCGCGCGGCCAACGCGCTGATCGCCAACAACCCGCACGAACATCCCAAGACGCTGTGGAGCGCGCAGCCCGACGGCGAGCGCATCCGCGTGTGGGAGTGCCGCGACAGTGCGCACGAGGCCGAGAAGGTCGCCGGCGAGATCCACTTCCTGCAGTCCGCGCGCAAGGCCGAGTGGAGCGAGTTCTGCATCCTGTTTCGCAGCAATCACCTCTCGCGGCCACTGGAAAAGGCGCTGCAGCTGCTGCGTGTGCCCTACCACCTGAGCGGCGGCACCGCGTTCCTGGACCGCGGCGAGGTCAAGGACGCGATGTCGTGGCTGCGCGTGCTGGCCAACCCCGACGACGACTCGGCATTCCTGCGCGCGGTGCAGTCCCCCAGCCGCGGTGTCGGTCAGACGACGCTGGCCAAGCTGGCCGAGCTTGCGCGCAGCGCCCAGATGCCGATGTCGCGGGCGATCGAATCGATGGGGCTGCTCAAGCAGCTGACCCCGCGCGCGGCCAATGCGCTGAGCGAGTTCGCCGACATCCTGCGCGAACTGCGCGCCGACGCGCGCCACATGCCGCCGGGCGATCTGGTACGCAAGCTCAACGAGCGCTCCGGCCTGATCGCGATGCTGCAGGCGCAGTGCAAGAGCGAAGAGCTGTTCCGGATCCGCCGCGGCAACCTCGACGAACTCGCCGACTGGTTCGAAGGCGCGCGCGGCGCGGGGCCAGGCGAACTGGCCTCGCAGCTGGCGCTGCTCACGCACGCCGACAAGGGCGATGCCGGCAACCAGGTGCGGCTTATGAGCATGCACGCCGCCAAGGGCCTGGAGTTCCGCTACGTGTTCATCATCGGCATGGACGACAACACCCTGCCGCACGAATCGAGCATCGACGAGGGCCGCATCGACGAAGAGCGCCGGCTGCTGTACGTGGGCATCACCCGCGCCAAGGAACAGCTGTGGCTGTCGTATCCGCGCGAGACCCAACGCTGGGGCCAGAAGCTGCGGCTGACCCCCAGCCGGTTCTTCGAGGAACTGCCGGCCGCCGAGATCCAGCGCGATGGCGCCGACCCGGTCGCCGACGCGCAGCGCAAGCGCGAGCGCGCCAACCACGGCTTCGCCTCGATCAAGGCGCTGCTCGACAGTTGA
- a CDS encoding acid phosphatase — translation MRTTLPALTLLASALLIAACKPVAAPADAPVAAPQPAAAPVTDVSAPADNLNAVLWVQRSEEYRANSLSLFRAAADHLDAALAEPNWDALVPAERELAGDARALPPAVIMDIDETVLDNSPYQARLVHNGLEYDEVTWAQWVAEKKARPVPGVLEFAKAAEAKGVTILYLSNRAQHLQEATLANLRAEGLPVKDDSVFLGLGTHAEGCEQHGSEKTCRRRLAGRQYRVLMQFGDQLGDFVEVLANTGEARTQLLDEYGDWFGERWWMLANPTYGGWEPAQFNNAWDQPASARRAAKRAALDRAQ, via the coding sequence ATGCGCACAACGCTCCCCGCCCTGACCCTGCTCGCCAGCGCGCTGCTGATCGCGGCCTGCAAGCCCGTGGCGGCGCCCGCCGACGCCCCAGTCGCCGCCCCGCAGCCCGCCGCTGCGCCCGTCACCGATGTCAGCGCGCCCGCCGACAACCTCAACGCGGTGCTGTGGGTGCAGCGTTCGGAGGAGTACCGCGCCAACAGCCTGTCGCTGTTCCGCGCGGCTGCCGACCACCTCGATGCGGCCCTGGCCGAACCGAACTGGGATGCACTGGTGCCGGCCGAGCGCGAACTGGCGGGCGACGCGCGCGCGCTGCCGCCTGCAGTGATCATGGACATCGACGAGACCGTACTCGACAACTCGCCCTACCAGGCACGTCTGGTGCACAACGGGCTGGAGTACGACGAGGTCACCTGGGCGCAGTGGGTTGCCGAGAAGAAGGCCCGCCCGGTTCCCGGCGTGCTCGAGTTCGCCAAGGCCGCCGAGGCCAAGGGCGTGACCATCCTCTACCTGTCCAACCGCGCCCAGCATCTGCAGGAGGCGACGCTCGCCAACCTGCGCGCCGAAGGTCTGCCCGTCAAGGACGACAGCGTGTTCCTGGGATTGGGCACGCACGCGGAAGGCTGCGAGCAGCACGGCAGCGAGAAGACCTGTCGTCGTCGCCTGGCCGGCCGCCAATATCGGGTGCTGATGCAGTTTGGCGACCAGCTCGGCGACTTCGTCGAAGTGCTTGCCAACACGGGCGAGGCCCGCACGCAGTTGCTCGACGAGTATGGCGACTGGTTCGGCGAACGCTGGTGGATGCTGGCCAATCCGACCTACGGCGGCTGGGAGCCGGCCCAGTTCAACAACGCATGGGACCAGCCCGCGTCGGCCCGGCGCGCCGCCAAGCGCGCGGCCCTCGATCGGGCGCAGTGA